In the genome of Streptomyces pactum, one region contains:
- the ndgR gene encoding IclR family transcriptional regulator NdgR gives MDNSSGVGVLDKAALVLSALESGPATLAGLVGATGLARPTAHRLAVALEHHRMVARDMQGRFILGPRLAELAAAAGEDRLLATAGPVLTHLRDVTGESAQLYRRQGDMRICVAAAERLSGLRDTVPVGSTLPMKAGSAAQVLMAWEEPERLHRGLQGARFTATALSGVRRRGWAQSIGEREPGVASVSAPVRGPSNRVVAAVSVSGPIERLTRHPGRMHAQAVIDAASRLTEALRRNG, from the coding sequence ATGGACAACTCTAGTGGCGTCGGCGTTCTCGACAAGGCGGCTCTCGTTCTGAGCGCTCTGGAGTCCGGTCCGGCCACCCTGGCCGGGCTGGTCGGAGCGACCGGGCTGGCCCGCCCCACGGCCCACCGGCTGGCGGTGGCCCTCGAACACCACCGCATGGTGGCACGTGACATGCAGGGCCGGTTCATACTCGGCCCCCGGCTCGCCGAGCTGGCGGCGGCGGCCGGCGAGGACCGGCTGCTGGCCACCGCCGGGCCGGTCCTCACCCACCTGCGCGACGTGACCGGGGAGAGCGCCCAGCTCTACCGGCGCCAGGGCGACATGCGCATCTGCGTGGCCGCCGCGGAACGGCTGTCCGGACTGCGGGACACCGTCCCGGTGGGCTCCACGCTGCCGATGAAGGCGGGCTCGGCGGCCCAGGTGCTGATGGCCTGGGAGGAGCCGGAGCGGCTCCACCGCGGGCTGCAGGGCGCCCGCTTCACCGCCACCGCGCTCTCCGGCGTGCGCCGTCGCGGCTGGGCGCAGTCGATCGGCGAGCGGGAGCCCGGTGTGGCGTCGGTCTCGGCGCCGGTGCGCGGCCCCTCCAACCGCGTGGTGGCCGCCGTCTCGGTGTCCGGCCCCATCGAGCGGCTCACCCGGCACCCGGGCCGGATGCACGCCCAGGCGGTGATCGACGCGGCGTCCCGGCTCACCGAGGCGCTGCGCCGCAACGGCTGA
- the gltX gene encoding glutamate--tRNA ligase — MDSATPAPVRVRFCPSPTGNPHVGLVRTALFNWAFARHHGGTLVFRIEDTDAARDSEESYRQLLEAMRWLGFDWDEGPEVGGPHEPYRQSQRMDIYADVARRLREAGHAYECFCTTEELDARREAARAAGKPSGYDGTCRELTAEQAAAYRAEGREPIIRFRMPDEPITFTDLVRGELTFAPENVPDYGIVRANGAPLYTLVNPVDDALMEITHVLRGEDLLSSTPRQIALYRALAEIGVGNGSTPLFGHLPYVMGEGNKKLSKRDPQSSLNLYRERGFLPEGLLNYLSLLGWSFSADQDVFSVEEMVAAFDIAEVNANPARFDLKKAEAINADHIRRLDVKDFIAACEPWLRAPHATWAPEDFDRAAFEAIAPHAQTRLTVLSDITPNVDFLFLPEPVADEASWAKAMKEGSDALLTTAREKLAAADWNAEALKAAVLAAGEQHGLKLGKAQAPVRVAVTGRTVGLPLFESLEVLGRERTLARVDAALAKLAG, encoded by the coding sequence GTGGATAGCGCAACCCCCGCCCCTGTACGCGTACGTTTCTGCCCCTCGCCGACCGGCAACCCCCACGTGGGTCTGGTCCGCACGGCCCTGTTCAACTGGGCCTTCGCCCGCCACCACGGCGGCACCCTGGTGTTCCGGATCGAGGACACCGACGCCGCCCGCGACTCCGAGGAGTCCTACCGGCAGCTGCTGGAGGCGATGCGCTGGCTGGGCTTCGACTGGGACGAGGGCCCGGAGGTCGGCGGCCCGCACGAGCCCTACCGCCAGTCGCAGCGGATGGACATCTACGCGGACGTGGCGCGCCGGCTGCGCGAGGCCGGCCACGCCTACGAGTGCTTCTGCACCACCGAGGAGCTGGACGCCCGGCGCGAGGCCGCCCGCGCGGCCGGCAAGCCGTCCGGCTACGACGGCACCTGCCGCGAGCTGACCGCGGAGCAGGCCGCCGCCTACCGCGCCGAGGGCCGCGAGCCCATCATCCGCTTCCGGATGCCGGACGAGCCGATCACCTTCACCGACCTGGTCCGCGGCGAGCTGACCTTCGCCCCGGAGAACGTGCCGGACTACGGCATCGTCCGGGCCAACGGCGCCCCGCTGTACACGCTGGTCAACCCGGTGGACGACGCGCTGATGGAGATCACCCACGTGCTCCGCGGCGAGGACCTGCTCTCCTCCACCCCCCGGCAGATCGCGCTGTACAGGGCGCTCGCCGAGATCGGCGTCGGCAACGGCTCCACCCCGCTCTTCGGCCACCTGCCGTACGTGATGGGGGAGGGGAACAAGAAGCTCTCCAAGCGGGACCCGCAGTCCTCGCTCAACCTCTACCGGGAGCGCGGCTTCCTCCCCGAGGGGCTGCTCAACTACCTGTCGCTGCTCGGCTGGTCGTTCTCTGCCGACCAGGACGTCTTCTCCGTCGAGGAGATGGTGGCGGCCTTCGACATCGCGGAGGTCAACGCCAACCCGGCGCGCTTCGACCTGAAGAAGGCCGAGGCGATCAACGCCGACCACATCCGCCGGCTGGACGTGAAGGACTTCATCGCGGCCTGCGAGCCGTGGCTGCGGGCCCCGCACGCCACCTGGGCGCCCGAGGACTTCGACCGGGCGGCCTTCGAGGCCATCGCCCCGCACGCGCAGACCCGGCTGACCGTGCTCTCCGACATCACCCCCAACGTGGACTTCCTCTTCCTGCCGGAGCCGGTGGCCGACGAGGCGTCCTGGGCCAAGGCGATGAAGGAGGGCTCGGACGCGCTGCTGACCACCGCCCGGGAGAAGCTGGCCGCCGCCGACTGGAACGCCGAGGCGCTCAAGGCCGCGGTGCTGGCCGCCGGTGAGCAGCACGGCCTCAAGCTCGGCAAGGCCCAGGCCCCGGTCCGGGTCGCGGTCACCGGCCGCACCGTCGGCCTGCCGCTCTTCGAGTCCCTGGAGGTGCTGGGCCGCGAGCGCACCCTGGCCCGCGTCGACGCCGCCCTGGCGAAGCTCGCCGGGTAA
- a CDS encoding MerR family transcriptional regulator, whose protein sequence is MRLAELSERSGVPTATIKYYLRERLLPPGTRVTATQSEYGEDHLRRLRLVRALIQVGRMPVATAREVLAATDDETLDQNTRLGAAVWALPHGPEPDEDDPAVAAARLQVDGLLERLGWEHGLESGAASPAYGMLVAAVATLARLGYPHDSDHLAFQAGLAAELARADLDLVEAYPTPAERIEAAVALTVLYEPVLQSLRRLAQAEESTRRFGGR, encoded by the coding sequence ATGCGACTGGCGGAGCTGAGCGAACGCAGCGGGGTACCCACCGCGACGATCAAGTACTACCTGCGGGAACGGCTGCTGCCCCCGGGCACCCGGGTCACCGCGACCCAGTCCGAGTACGGCGAGGACCACCTGCGGCGGCTGCGGCTGGTCCGGGCGCTGATCCAGGTGGGACGGATGCCGGTGGCCACCGCACGGGAGGTGCTGGCGGCCACGGACGACGAGACGCTGGACCAGAACACCCGCCTGGGCGCGGCGGTCTGGGCGCTGCCGCACGGCCCGGAGCCGGACGAGGACGACCCGGCCGTGGCGGCGGCCCGGCTGCAGGTGGACGGGCTGCTGGAGCGCCTGGGGTGGGAGCACGGCCTGGAGTCGGGCGCCGCCTCGCCGGCGTACGGGATGCTGGTCGCCGCCGTCGCCACGCTGGCCCGCCTCGGCTACCCGCACGACAGCGACCATCTCGCCTTCCAGGCCGGGCTCGCCGCGGAGCTGGCCCGGGCCGACCTGGACCTGGTGGAGGCGTACCCCACACCGGCGGAACGGATCGAGGCCGCGGTGGCCCTGACGGTGCTGTACGAGCCGGTGCTGCAGAGCCTGCGGCGGCTGGCCCAGGCGGAGGAGTCCACCCGGCGCTTCGGCGGGCGGTGA
- the leuD gene encoding 3-isopropylmalate dehydratase small subunit → MEAFTTHTGRAVPLRRSNVDTDQIIPAHWLKKVTRDGFEDGLFEAWRKDPGFVLNQEAYRGATVLVAGPDFGTGSSREHAVWALQNYGFKAVISARFADIFRGNSLKNGLLTVVLPQETVDRLWELIEADPATEVTVDLVDRQVRAGDITADFVLDENARWRLLEGLDDISLTLREEAAIAAYEARRPSYKPTTVGL, encoded by the coding sequence ATGGAAGCTTTCACCACGCACACCGGCCGGGCCGTACCGCTGCGCCGCAGCAACGTGGACACCGACCAGATCATCCCCGCGCACTGGCTCAAGAAGGTCACCCGCGACGGTTTCGAGGACGGGCTCTTCGAGGCGTGGCGCAAGGACCCCGGCTTCGTGCTGAACCAGGAGGCGTACCGGGGTGCCACCGTACTGGTCGCCGGACCGGACTTCGGCACCGGCTCCTCGCGCGAGCACGCCGTCTGGGCGCTGCAGAACTACGGCTTCAAGGCCGTCATCTCCGCCCGCTTCGCCGACATCTTCCGCGGCAACTCCCTCAAGAACGGTCTGCTGACCGTGGTGCTGCCGCAGGAGACGGTGGACCGGCTCTGGGAGCTGATCGAGGCGGACCCCGCCACCGAGGTCACCGTGGACCTCGTCGACCGGCAGGTCCGCGCCGGCGACATCACGGCCGATTTTGTCCTTGACGAGAACGCTCGATGGCGCCTGCTGGAAGGGCTGGACGACATCAGTCTGACTCTCCGGGAGGAGGCCGCGATCGCCGCCTACGAGGCCCGGCGACCCTCCTACAAGCCCACCACCGTTGGGCTCTGA
- a CDS encoding lysophospholipid acyltransferase family protein has product MSGRRIGIWYRTAAVLVKPPLVVLFKRDWRGMENIPAEGGFITAINHNSYLDPLAYAHFQYNTGRVPRFLAKSGLFKAPVVGTFLRGLKQIPVYRESTDAANAFRAAVDAVNRGECVAFYPEGTLTRDPDMWPMRGKTGAARVALLTKAPVIPVAQWGANEVVPPYAKRKRVRLFPRKTLRVVAGPPVDLSAFYGQEPTAEVLRAATEVIMAAITELLAELRNEPAPAEPYDHRRPRGAEEEGK; this is encoded by the coding sequence GTGTCCGGCCGCAGAATCGGCATCTGGTACCGCACGGCTGCGGTCTTGGTAAAACCACCGCTGGTGGTTCTGTTCAAGAGGGACTGGCGAGGAATGGAGAACATTCCCGCCGAGGGCGGATTTATCACGGCGATCAATCACAACTCGTATCTGGACCCGCTGGCATATGCCCACTTCCAGTACAACACCGGCCGGGTGCCGCGTTTCCTCGCCAAGTCGGGACTGTTCAAGGCGCCGGTGGTCGGCACCTTCCTGCGCGGTCTGAAGCAGATCCCGGTCTACCGCGAGTCCACCGACGCCGCGAACGCCTTCCGGGCTGCCGTGGACGCCGTCAACCGGGGCGAGTGCGTGGCCTTCTACCCCGAGGGCACCCTCACCCGCGACCCCGACATGTGGCCCATGCGCGGCAAGACCGGCGCCGCCCGGGTCGCCCTGCTCACCAAGGCCCCGGTCATCCCGGTCGCCCAGTGGGGCGCCAACGAGGTGGTGCCGCCGTACGCCAAGCGCAAGCGGGTCCGCCTGTTCCCGCGCAAGACGCTGCGGGTGGTGGCCGGCCCCCCGGTGGACCTCTCCGCGTTCTACGGCCAGGAGCCCACCGCCGAGGTGCTGCGCGCCGCCACCGAGGTGATCATGGCCGCGATCACCGAACTCCTCGCCGAGCTGCGGAACGAGCCCGCGCCCGCCGAGCCGTACGACCACAGGAGGCCCCGAGGGGCCGAGGAGGAGGGCAAGTGA
- a CDS encoding DUF4188 domain-containing protein produces the protein MGDTVHEGRLTAAVEGEVTVFLIGMRINNFRAVRSWWPVFRAMPRMLKELSQDPDSGLLGFQTLIGSPRTTCVVQYWESPAKLMAYASAPEGEHRPAWAAFNRRLREGKGKVGFWHETYVVPAGHHESVYINMPGYGLGRAGGVVPVGRRGERAADRLRAV, from the coding sequence ATGGGTGACACGGTGCACGAGGGACGGCTGACGGCGGCCGTGGAGGGAGAGGTGACCGTCTTCCTGATCGGCATGCGGATCAACAACTTCCGCGCGGTACGCAGCTGGTGGCCGGTGTTCCGGGCGATGCCGCGGATGCTGAAGGAGCTGTCCCAGGACCCGGACAGCGGGCTGCTCGGCTTCCAGACGCTGATCGGGTCGCCGCGGACGACGTGCGTGGTCCAGTACTGGGAGTCACCCGCCAAGCTCATGGCGTACGCCTCCGCCCCGGAGGGCGAGCACCGGCCGGCGTGGGCGGCGTTCAACCGCCGGCTGCGGGAGGGGAAGGGCAAGGTCGGGTTCTGGCACGAAACCTACGTGGTCCCGGCCGGCCACCACGAGTCGGTGTACATCAACATGCCCGGATACGGCCTGGGCCGGGCGGGCGGTGTGGTGCCGGTCGGCCGGCGCGGGGAGCGCGCGGCCGACCGGCTGCGGGCCGTCTGA
- a CDS encoding D-alanine--D-alanine ligase family protein yields the protein MSSDTTTPSVPQPAGGESAGRKPRVAVVFGGRSSEHAISVVTAGAVLAAIDRTKYDVLPIGITTDGRWALTDDAPERMAITDRRLPSVADLAESAEGSVLLPVEPASREVLYSEPGNVPKVLGDVDVVFPVLHGPYGEDGTLQGLLELSGVPYVGSGVLASAVGMDKEYMKRVFLSFGLPVGPYEVIRAREWDRDPAAARKKIVDFAADHGWPVFVKPARAGSSMGISKVDSLDGLDDAVAEARRHDPKIIVESLLRGREIECGVLEFEDGPRASVPAEIPPVTAHDFYDFEAKYIDSAAGIVPAPLTAEQTARVQELAVRAFDAVSCEGLVRADFFLGEDGEFVINEINTLPGFTPISMYPRMWQESGVSYPELVDRLIQAALRRSTGLR from the coding sequence ATGAGCAGCGACACCACCACACCCAGCGTCCCCCAGCCGGCCGGGGGCGAGTCCGCCGGGCGCAAGCCGCGCGTCGCCGTCGTCTTCGGCGGGCGCAGCTCCGAGCACGCCATCTCCGTGGTCACCGCCGGTGCCGTGCTGGCCGCGATCGACCGGACGAAGTACGACGTCCTGCCCATCGGCATCACCACCGACGGGCGCTGGGCGCTCACCGACGACGCCCCGGAGCGGATGGCCATCACCGACCGCCGGCTGCCCAGCGTCGCCGACCTCGCCGAATCGGCCGAGGGCAGCGTGCTGCTGCCGGTGGAGCCCGCCAGCCGCGAGGTGCTCTACAGCGAGCCGGGCAACGTGCCCAAGGTGCTCGGCGACGTGGACGTGGTCTTCCCCGTGCTGCACGGCCCGTACGGCGAGGACGGCACCCTCCAGGGGCTGCTGGAGCTCTCCGGCGTGCCCTACGTGGGCTCCGGCGTGCTGGCGTCCGCCGTCGGCATGGACAAGGAGTACATGAAGCGGGTGTTCCTCTCCTTCGGGCTGCCGGTCGGCCCGTACGAGGTGATCCGCGCCCGGGAGTGGGACCGGGACCCGGCGGCGGCCCGGAAGAAGATCGTCGACTTCGCCGCCGACCACGGCTGGCCGGTCTTCGTCAAACCCGCCCGCGCCGGCTCCTCCATGGGCATCTCCAAGGTGGACTCGCTCGACGGGCTGGACGACGCGGTCGCCGAGGCCCGCCGCCACGATCCCAAGATCATCGTGGAGTCGCTGCTCCGCGGCCGGGAGATCGAGTGCGGGGTGCTGGAGTTCGAGGACGGCCCGCGCGCCAGCGTGCCGGCCGAGATCCCGCCCGTCACCGCGCACGACTTCTACGACTTCGAGGCCAAGTACATCGACTCGGCCGCCGGCATCGTGCCCGCCCCGCTGACCGCCGAGCAGACCGCCCGGGTCCAGGAGCTGGCCGTACGCGCCTTCGACGCGGTGTCCTGCGAGGGGCTGGTGCGCGCCGACTTCTTCCTCGGCGAGGACGGCGAGTTCGTGATCAACGAGATCAACACCCTGCCGGGGTTCACGCCCATCTCGATGTACCCGCGCATGTGGCAGGAGAGCGGCGTGAGCTACCCGGAGCTGGTCGACCGGCTGATCCAGGCCGCGCTGCGGCGCAGCACCGGGCTGCGCTGA
- the cofC gene encoding 2-phospho-L-lactate guanylyltransferase, whose translation MTWTVVVPLKPLSRAKSRLDGGVPEGWRPDLALAFAQDTVAAALACHAVAGVVVVTDDPRAGRELSALGARVLPDVPRPPADGLNAALAHGARAVRAGRPDAAVAALGADLPALRPAELGRVLGAAAEAGRAFLADAAGIGTTLLAAGPAAELAPAFGGASRARHRASGARELELPGVECVRQDVDTVQDLRAALRLGVGPHTSALLAARCPLPAEVPGPVR comes from the coding sequence GTGACCTGGACCGTGGTGGTTCCGCTCAAACCCCTGTCGCGGGCGAAGAGCAGGCTGGACGGCGGCGTGCCCGAGGGCTGGCGTCCCGACCTGGCGCTCGCCTTCGCCCAGGACACCGTGGCCGCCGCGCTGGCGTGTCACGCGGTGGCCGGCGTGGTGGTCGTCACGGACGACCCGCGCGCCGGGCGCGAGCTGTCCGCGCTGGGCGCCCGCGTCCTGCCGGACGTCCCCCGCCCGCCGGCGGACGGTCTGAACGCCGCCCTGGCGCACGGGGCCCGGGCGGTGCGGGCGGGGCGGCCGGACGCCGCGGTGGCGGCGCTGGGGGCCGATCTGCCCGCGCTGCGCCCGGCTGAGCTGGGCCGGGTGCTGGGCGCCGCCGCGGAGGCCGGCCGGGCCTTCCTGGCGGACGCGGCCGGCATCGGCACGACGCTGCTGGCGGCCGGTCCCGCCGCCGAACTGGCCCCCGCCTTCGGCGGTGCCTCGCGGGCCCGGCACCGCGCCTCGGGCGCCCGGGAGCTGGAGCTGCCCGGGGTGGAGTGCGTGCGGCAGGACGTGGACACCGTGCAGGACCTGCGGGCGGCGCTCCGGCTGGGCGTGGGCCCGCACACCTCGGCGCTGCTCGCCGCGCGCTGCCCGCTCCCCGCGGAGGTGCCCGGCCCGGTCCGCTGA
- a CDS encoding HU family DNA-binding protein, producing the protein MNKAQLVEAIQEKLGGRQNAADAVDAVLDAIVRAVVAGDRVSVTGFGSFEKVDRPARYARNPQTGERVRVKKTSVPRFRAGQGFKDLVSGSKKLPKGGEVSVKKAPKGSLQAAAKKAAAKKATAKKAAAKKTTTPATAAKKATPAKKTTAAKKATTPATTAKKTAPAKKATTTAATKKTTAKKTTATAKKTTTAPAKKATAKKAPAKKTTARKTATAKKATTARKK; encoded by the coding sequence GTGAACAAGGCGCAGCTCGTGGAAGCGATTCAGGAGAAGCTCGGGGGGCGTCAGAACGCCGCCGACGCTGTCGATGCGGTGCTGGACGCGATCGTCCGTGCGGTCGTCGCCGGGGATCGAGTTTCGGTCACCGGGTTCGGCTCGTTCGAGAAGGTCGACCGGCCGGCCCGTTACGCCCGCAACCCGCAGACCGGCGAGCGGGTCCGGGTCAAGAAGACCTCGGTGCCCCGTTTCCGGGCCGGGCAGGGCTTCAAGGACCTGGTGAGCGGTTCCAAGAAGCTGCCCAAGGGCGGCGAGGTGTCGGTGAAGAAGGCGCCCAAGGGCAGCCTGCAGGCCGCGGCGAAGAAGGCCGCGGCGAAGAAGGCGACCGCCAAGAAGGCCGCCGCGAAGAAGACCACCACCCCCGCGACCGCGGCGAAGAAGGCGACGCCGGCGAAGAAGACCACGGCGGCGAAGAAGGCCACCACGCCCGCCACCACGGCGAAGAAGACCGCGCCGGCGAAGAAGGCGACCACCACCGCGGCGACGAAGAAGACCACCGCGAAGAAGACCACCGCCACCGCCAAGAAGACGACCACCGCGCCGGCCAAGAAGGCCACCGCCAAGAAGGCGCCCGCCAAGAAGACCACCGCGCGCAAGACCGCCACCGCCAAGAAGGCCACCACCGCCCGCAAGAAGTGA
- a CDS encoding fumarylacetoacetate hydrolase family protein — MRIARFSLDGNVAYGIVEGDASTEGGPVLDVIKGIPYGDFERSGTRIPLSQVRLLPPTLPNKIVGIGRNYAEHAAELGHDVPDIPVAFFKPSTSVIGPGDPVVLPAFSEEVHHEAELAVVIGRMCREVPRERVKDVILGYTCANDVTARDVQRREKQWARAKGFDTSCPLGPWVETDLDPSDLGIMCTVNGEQRQLGRTGEMVRSIEDLIVHITEAMTLLPGDVVLTGTPAGVGPLAVGDEVAVTIEGIGTLTNKVIKRG; from the coding sequence GTGCGCATCGCCAGGTTCTCCCTCGACGGCAACGTCGCCTACGGAATCGTGGAAGGGGATGCCTCCACCGAGGGAGGCCCCGTTCTCGACGTCATCAAGGGCATCCCCTACGGCGACTTCGAGCGCTCGGGCACCAGGATTCCGCTGAGTCAGGTGCGGCTGCTGCCGCCCACCCTGCCCAACAAGATCGTCGGGATCGGGCGGAACTACGCCGAGCACGCCGCCGAGCTGGGCCACGACGTCCCCGACATCCCCGTCGCCTTCTTCAAGCCGTCCACCTCGGTGATCGGCCCCGGCGACCCCGTCGTCCTTCCCGCCTTCTCCGAGGAGGTGCACCACGAGGCCGAGCTGGCCGTGGTGATCGGCCGGATGTGCCGGGAGGTCCCCCGGGAGCGGGTCAAGGACGTGATCCTCGGCTACACCTGCGCCAACGACGTCACCGCACGCGACGTGCAGCGGCGTGAGAAGCAGTGGGCGCGGGCCAAGGGCTTCGACACCTCCTGCCCGCTGGGCCCCTGGGTGGAGACCGACCTCGACCCCAGTGACCTGGGGATCATGTGCACCGTCAACGGCGAGCAACGCCAGCTGGGGCGCACCGGCGAGATGGTGCGCTCCATCGAGGACCTGATCGTGCACATCACCGAGGCGATGACGCTGCTCCCCGGCGACGTCGTCCTCACCGGCACCCCGGCGGGCGTCGGACCCCTGGCCGTCGGCGACGAGGTCGCCGTCACCATCGAAGGCATCGGCACTCTCACCAACAAGGTGATCAAGCGTGGATAG
- a CDS encoding NAD(P)H-dependent glycerol-3-phosphate dehydrogenase, with the protein MTRCAVYGTGSWGTAFAMVLADAGCEVTLWGRRAEVAREINTGRTNPDYLPGVELPPAVRATTDPAEAADGADFTVLTVPSQTLRENLAAWAPLLPADTVLVSLMKGVELGTAKRMSEVIEEVAQASPDRVAVLTGPNLAKEVAARQPAAAVVACRDESVAVRLQSACHTSYFRPYTNTDVVGCELGGAVKNVIALAVGIAGGMGLGDNAKASLITRGLAETTRLGLAMGADAHTFAGLAGMGDLVATCSSPLSRNHTFGANLGRGMTLEETIAVTRQTAEGVKSCESVLDLARRYGVDMPITETVVDIVHDGKPPLVALKELMARSAKPERH; encoded by the coding sequence GTGACGCGCTGCGCGGTCTACGGCACCGGGTCCTGGGGCACCGCCTTCGCCATGGTGCTGGCCGACGCCGGGTGCGAGGTGACCCTGTGGGGCCGCCGCGCCGAGGTCGCCCGGGAGATCAACACCGGCCGCACCAACCCCGACTACCTGCCCGGGGTCGAGCTGCCGCCGGCGGTCCGGGCCACCACCGACCCCGCCGAGGCCGCGGACGGCGCCGACTTCACCGTCCTGACCGTCCCCTCCCAGACGCTCCGCGAGAACCTGGCCGCCTGGGCGCCGCTGCTGCCCGCCGACACCGTGCTGGTCTCCCTGATGAAGGGCGTGGAGCTGGGCACCGCCAAGCGGATGAGCGAGGTCATCGAGGAGGTCGCCCAGGCGTCCCCGGACCGGGTCGCGGTGCTCACCGGCCCCAACCTCGCCAAGGAAGTCGCCGCCCGGCAACCCGCCGCCGCGGTCGTCGCCTGCCGGGACGAGAGCGTGGCGGTACGCCTCCAGTCCGCCTGCCACACCTCCTACTTCCGCCCCTACACCAACACCGACGTGGTCGGCTGCGAGCTGGGCGGCGCGGTGAAGAACGTCATCGCGCTCGCGGTGGGCATCGCCGGCGGCATGGGGCTGGGCGACAACGCCAAGGCGTCCCTGATCACCCGCGGGCTGGCGGAGACCACCCGGCTGGGACTGGCGATGGGCGCCGACGCGCACACCTTCGCGGGCCTGGCCGGCATGGGCGACCTGGTCGCCACCTGCTCCTCGCCGCTGTCCCGGAACCACACCTTCGGCGCCAACCTGGGCCGCGGCATGACGCTGGAGGAGACCATCGCGGTCACCCGGCAGACCGCCGAGGGCGTCAAGTCCTGCGAGTCGGTGCTCGATCTGGCCCGGCGGTACGGCGTCGACATGCCGATCACCGAGACCGTGGTGGACATCGTCCACGACGGCAAGCCCCCGCTGGTGGCCCTCAAGGAGCTGATGGCGCGCAGCGCCAAGCCCGAGCGGCACTGA
- the leuC gene encoding 3-isopropylmalate dehydratase large subunit yields the protein MGRTLAEKVWDDHVVRRAEGEPDLLFIDLHLLHEVTSPQAFDGLRKAGRRVRRTDLTIATEDHNTPTLDIDKPIADPVSRAQLETLRRNCAEFGVRLHPLGDVEQGVVHVVGPQLGLTQPGTTVVCGDSHTSTHGAFGALAFGIGTSQVEHVLATQTLPLAPFRTMAITVEGELPEGVTAKDLILAIIARIGTGGGQGYVIEYRGSAIEKLSMEARMTVCNMSIEAGARAGMIAPDETTFAYLKDRPHAPRGADWDAAVAYWRTLRTDDDAVFDHEVVIDAASLAPFVTWGTNPGQGAPLSASVPDPASFTDPSERLAAEKALEYMGLTAGQPLRDITVDTVFVGSCTNGRIEDLRAAAGVLRGRTVADGVRMLVVPGSVRVALQAVEEGLDRVFTAAGAEWRHAGCSMCLGMNPDQLAPGERSASTSNRNFEGRQGKGGRTHLVSPQVAAATAVLGHLASPADLPDHTPVPAPAGV from the coding sequence ATGGGACGGACACTGGCGGAGAAGGTCTGGGACGACCACGTCGTCCGGCGCGCCGAGGGCGAGCCCGACCTGCTCTTCATCGATCTGCACCTGCTGCACGAGGTGACCAGTCCGCAGGCCTTCGACGGCCTCCGCAAGGCCGGCCGGAGGGTCCGGCGCACCGATCTCACCATCGCGACCGAGGACCACAACACCCCCACCCTCGACATCGACAAGCCGATCGCGGACCCGGTGTCCCGGGCGCAGCTGGAGACGCTGCGCCGGAACTGCGCGGAGTTCGGGGTGCGGCTGCACCCGCTCGGCGACGTGGAGCAGGGCGTGGTCCACGTGGTGGGACCGCAGCTGGGACTGACCCAGCCCGGCACCACCGTGGTCTGCGGCGACAGCCACACCTCCACGCACGGCGCCTTCGGCGCGCTGGCGTTCGGCATCGGCACCAGCCAGGTCGAGCACGTGCTGGCCACCCAGACGCTGCCGCTGGCGCCGTTCAGAACCATGGCGATCACCGTCGAGGGCGAGCTGCCGGAGGGCGTCACCGCCAAGGACCTGATCCTGGCGATCATCGCCCGGATCGGCACCGGCGGCGGTCAGGGCTATGTGATCGAGTACCGCGGCTCCGCCATCGAGAAACTGTCGATGGAGGCGCGGATGACCGTGTGCAACATGTCCATCGAGGCGGGCGCCCGGGCCGGCATGATCGCCCCCGACGAGACCACCTTCGCGTACCTCAAGGACCGTCCGCACGCCCCCCGGGGCGCGGACTGGGACGCGGCCGTGGCGTACTGGCGCACCCTGCGCACCGACGACGACGCGGTCTTCGACCACGAGGTGGTCATCGACGCCGCCTCGCTCGCCCCGTTCGTCACCTGGGGCACCAACCCGGGCCAGGGCGCGCCGCTGTCGGCCTCGGTGCCCGACCCGGCCTCCTTCACCGACCCCAGCGAGCGGCTGGCGGCCGAGAAGGCCCTGGAGTACATGGGCCTGACGGCGGGTCAGCCGCTGCGCGACATCACCGTGGACACGGTGTTCGTCGGCTCCTGCACCAACGGCCGGATCGAGGACCTGCGCGCCGCGGCCGGGGTGCTCCGGGGCCGTACCGTCGCCGACGGGGTGCGGATGCTGGTGGTGCCCGGCTCGGTACGGGTCGCCCTGCAGGCCGTGGAGGAGGGGCTGGACCGGGTGTTCACCGCGGCCGGCGCCGAGTGGCGGCACGCGGGCTGCTCGATGTGCCTGGGCATGAACCCCGACCAGCTGGCGCCCGGTGAGCGCTCGGCGTCCACCTCCAACCGCAACTTCGAGGGCCGGCAGGGCAAGGGCGGCCGCACGCACCTGGTCTCCCCGCAGGTAGCCGCCGCCACCGCGGTCCTGGGCCACCTGGCCTCGCCCGCCGACCTGCCCGACCACACCCCCGTCCCCGCGCCCGCCGGAGTCTGA